The sequence ACCTTGAGGGGGTCGACAATCCTCATGAGTGGATAGAAATATTTGTTACTGGAGGACAACCACTTGATCTCACCGATTGGCGCTTTAATGATGGCTCTAATCATATTTT is a genomic window of Patescibacteria group bacterium containing:
- a CDS encoding lamin tail domain-containing protein, which codes for MINSIMKGVIVIFSILFLFPITSFAQVVINEIMYDLEGVDNPHEWIEIFVTGGQPLDLTDWRFNDGSNHI